Genomic DNA from Marinobacter sp. LV10MA510-1:
AAATCAAAAAATTCGTAATGAACTGGAAGTACTGACAGCAGAAAACGAGCGCATGGAAGCCGGTAAAGAATCAGACTTCATGCTGCTCGGCGCCGGCTTGGTGCTAGGCGGTGTGTTGTTGGCACTGCTGATACCGATGCTAAAACCCACCCGTAAAAACGACAACTGGGCCTGAATGCTATGAGGGATTATTCAGAAAAGCGTGATTTTCATCGAATGCAGGTGAACACGGATATTGAAATTATAGACAGCAACGGCAATACCTTTGCCGGCGTGTGCCGTGACCTGAGCGCTTCGGGCATGCAGATTCTGGTGGCTCAGCGAATGGCTGTAGGCTCTGAGCTGCGCACCACCCTGCACCCCACCAGCGATAAGTTTCCGCCATTGGAGACCCTGTG
This window encodes:
- a CDS encoding PilZ domain-containing protein yields the protein MRDYSEKRDFHRMQVNTDIEIIDSNGNTFAGVCRDLSASGMQILVAQRMAVGSELRTTLHPTSDKFPPLETLCDVLRCEPEGDGFLLGVNIAEVTD